From Orcinus orca chromosome 3, mOrcOrc1.1, whole genome shotgun sequence, a single genomic window includes:
- the GZMM gene encoding granzyme M isoform X1 → MEAPRSPMLLLLAVLGALWAGGNTFETHIIGGREAARNSHPYMVSLQKSGSHLCGGVLVNRQWVLTAAHCLIHPTQLLRLVLGLHVLGDPALTCHIREVVLHPEYKPAPHLKNDLALLKLDGKVKRSKTIRPLALPRGRQAVAAGARCSMAGWGVTHQSGQLARALQELDMHVLDARMCNNSRFWQGDISPRMICLAAYSKNQAPCKGDSGGPVICSRGQVAGILSFSSKNCTDIFKPPVATAVAPYKSWIEKVIGH, encoded by the exons ATGGAGGCCCCGCGATCCccgatgctgctgctgctggcggTCCTGGGAGCCCTGTGGGCAG gaGGCAACACGTTTGAGACCCACATCATTGGGGGTCGAGAGGCTGCCCGCAACTCACACCCATACATGGTTTCGCTGCAGAAATCCGGCTCCCACCTGTGTGGGGGGGTCCTCGTGAACCGGCAGTGGGTGTTGACAGCTGCCCACTGCCTGATCCATCC GACACAGCTGCTGAGGCTGGTGCTGGGGCTCCACGTGCTCGGAGACCCTGCCCTTACCTGCCACATCAGGGAGGTGGTCCTGCACCCCGAATACAAGCCAGCCCCCCATCTGAAGAATGACCTCGCGCTGCTTAAG CTGGATGGGAAGGTGAAACGCAGCAAGACCATCCGGCCCCTGGCCTTGCCGCGAGGACGCCAGGCAGTGGCCGCAGGAGCGCGGTGCAGCATGGCCGGCTGGGGTGTGACCCACCAGAGTGGGCAACTGGCCAGGGCACTGCAGGAGCTGGATATGCACGTGCTGGACGCCAGGATGTGCAACAACAGTCGGTTTTGGCAGGGTGACATCAGCCCCCGCATGATCTGCCTGGCAGCCTACTCCAAGAACCAGGCCCCCTGCAAG GGGGACTCGGGAGGACCCGTGATATGCAGCAGAGGCCAAGTGGCTGGAATCCTGTCCTTCAGCTCTAAGAACTGCACCGACATCTTCAAACCCCCCGTGGCCACCGCCGTGGCCCCCTATAAGTCCTGGATCGAGAAGGTCATCGGCCACTAG
- the GZMM gene encoding granzyme M isoform X2 — MVSLQKSGSHLCGGVLVNRQWVLTAAHCLIHPTQLLRLVLGLHVLGDPALTCHIREVVLHPEYKPAPHLKNDLALLKLDGKVKRSKTIRPLALPRGRQAVAAGARCSMAGWGVTHQSGQLARALQELDMHVLDARMCNNSRFWQGDISPRMICLAAYSKNQAPCKGDSGGPVICSRGQVAGILSFSSKNCTDIFKPPVATAVAPYKSWIEKVIGH, encoded by the exons ATGGTTTCGCTGCAGAAATCCGGCTCCCACCTGTGTGGGGGGGTCCTCGTGAACCGGCAGTGGGTGTTGACAGCTGCCCACTGCCTGATCCATCC GACACAGCTGCTGAGGCTGGTGCTGGGGCTCCACGTGCTCGGAGACCCTGCCCTTACCTGCCACATCAGGGAGGTGGTCCTGCACCCCGAATACAAGCCAGCCCCCCATCTGAAGAATGACCTCGCGCTGCTTAAG CTGGATGGGAAGGTGAAACGCAGCAAGACCATCCGGCCCCTGGCCTTGCCGCGAGGACGCCAGGCAGTGGCCGCAGGAGCGCGGTGCAGCATGGCCGGCTGGGGTGTGACCCACCAGAGTGGGCAACTGGCCAGGGCACTGCAGGAGCTGGATATGCACGTGCTGGACGCCAGGATGTGCAACAACAGTCGGTTTTGGCAGGGTGACATCAGCCCCCGCATGATCTGCCTGGCAGCCTACTCCAAGAACCAGGCCCCCTGCAAG GGGGACTCGGGAGGACCCGTGATATGCAGCAGAGGCCAAGTGGCTGGAATCCTGTCCTTCAGCTCTAAGAACTGCACCGACATCTTCAAACCCCCCGTGGCCACCGCCGTGGCCCCCTATAAGTCCTGGATCGAGAAGGTCATCGGCCACTAG
- the BSG gene encoding basigin, whose protein sequence is MAAVRLMLGLVLLSAQGGFGAGSTIWTSVDDDGSRTRLTCALNHSATEIVGHRWVKGGKVLKEDALPGLRTEYDVDSDDRSGQYSCIFLPEHAGRTDLQVKGPPSVKAVKKSEHATEGETVVLACKSDSFPPVANWQWSKMTDSGDQAITNSSQHKFFVVSSETRTELHIPDLDLSSDPGKYVCNGTSSEGSGQAVITLRVRNRFAALWPFLGIVAEVLVLVTIIFIYEKRRKPDEVLDDEDAGSAPLKSSGHHVNDKDKNVRQRNSS, encoded by the exons ATGGCGGCTGTGCGGCTCATGCTGGGGCTTGTGCTGCTGAGCGCTCAGGGCGGCTTCGGGGCAG GGAGCACGATCTGGACTTCCGTCGATGATGATGGCTCCAGAACCCGCCTCACATGCGCCTTGAATCACAGCGCCACCGAGATCGTGGGCCACCGCTGGGTGAAGGGGGGCAAGGTGCTGAAGGAGGACGCGCTGCCCGGCCTGAGGACGGAGTACGA CGTGGACTCGGACGACCGCTCGGGCCAGTACTCCTGCATCTTCCTTCCAGAACATGCGGGCCGCACCGACCTGCAAGTGAAGG GGCCCCCCAGCGTCAAGGCGGTGAAGAAGTCGGAGCACGCCACCGAGGGGGAGACTGTGGTGCTGGCCTGCAAGTCAGACTCCTTCCCGCCCGTCGCAAACTGGCAGTGGTCCAAGATGACCGACTCTGGGGACCAGGCCATCACTAACAGCTCCCAGCACAAGTTCTTCGTGGTCTCCTCGGAGACCAGGACGGAGCTGCATATCCCAGACCTGGACCTGAGCTCAGACCCCGGCAAGTACGTGTGCAACGGCACCAGCTCAGAGGGCTCTGGCCAGGCGGTCATCACGCTGCGCGTGCGCAACCGCTTTGCCGCCCTCTGGCCCTTCCTGGGCATCGTGGCCGAGGTGCTCGTGCTGGTCACCATCATCTTCATCTACGAGAAGCGGCGGAAGCCAGATGAGGTCCTAGACG ATGAGGACGCCGGCTCTGCTCCACT GAAGAGCAGCGGGCACCACGTGAACGACAAAGACAAGAACGTTCGCCAGAGGAACTCCAGCTGA